The proteins below come from a single Microtus pennsylvanicus isolate mMicPen1 chromosome 13, mMicPen1.hap1, whole genome shotgun sequence genomic window:
- the Inip gene encoding SOSS complex subunit C isoform X2, translating into MQNQSSASHPGASISLSRPSLNKDFRDHAEQQHIAAQQKAALQHAHAHSSGYFITQDSAFGNLILPVLPRLDPE; encoded by the exons atGCAGAACCAATCTTCAGCAAGTCACCCTGGAGCTAG CATCTCCCTCTCCAGACCCTCTCTTAACAAGGACTTCCGGGACCATGCTGAGCAGCAGCACATTGCAGCCCAGCAGAAGGCAGCTCTGCAG CATGCTCACGCACATTCGTCTGGATACTTCATAACTCAAGACTCGGCATTTGGGAATCTTATCCTTCCTGTCTTACCGCGCCTTGACCCAGAATGA
- the Inip gene encoding SOSS complex subunit C isoform X1 gives MAANPSGQGFQNKNRVAILAELDKEKRKLLMQNQSSASHPGASISLSRPSLNKDFRDHAEQQHIAAQQKAALQHAHAHSSGYFITQDSAFGNLILPVLPRLDPE, from the exons gttttcaaaataaaaatagagttgCGATCTTGGCTgaactggacaaagagaaaagaaaattacttatGCAGAACCAATCTTCAGCAAGTCACCCTGGAGCTAG CATCTCCCTCTCCAGACCCTCTCTTAACAAGGACTTCCGGGACCATGCTGAGCAGCAGCACATTGCAGCCCAGCAGAAGGCAGCTCTGCAG CATGCTCACGCACATTCGTCTGGATACTTCATAACTCAAGACTCGGCATTTGGGAATCTTATCCTTCCTGTCTTACCGCGCCTTGACCCAGAATGA